The Haliotis asinina isolate JCU_RB_2024 chromosome 2, JCU_Hal_asi_v2, whole genome shotgun sequence genomic interval GTCAAGGGCTATTCAGCACACTCTCAATCTGGggcacatacattgtaacaaTGACTTACTCTTGGGTCACAGATCTGTGAACAGTGAGCGTAGATAGCTCGTGCTCGGTCAATCTCTCCCAACTTTCTctccaagtcagcaaacctcaGACTCATCTCTCTGGAAATGACACAAAGAAGTATTAGATGATGGGTTCCAAGTTTTGGCTGACAAAATACTCTTTCTAACTTGTTCCATGTCTTAACAGGTCTCTACAACAGCATAGAAAGTGTGTGGGTCCGATTGCCACTTTGAACCGCATGCTATGAAAATAAGGGAAGAAAACCTAAAGAGATGCACTTCTTCTACTTGAACACAAGGCAAGGGATAATCACAATCAGTACATTATCTTGGCACAGATAAGGTAAGCAGTAAGCAGGGACGGtaacaggtgaaagtgattcCAGCAGTAAAATGAGCTAGGGGTCTGGGGGGCCAGGATCGAGTGATTTGTATTTAAATCTGCAGAATCGCAGTAAATTGCAATCCCTGAATAAGTGAGTACTGCTTAAAGTCACAGTGACCAATATTGAATCAAACTGGTGTTGTCAAGAGTGATCATGTTGGACAGTGGCATGGATGCAAGCACTAACCTGGCTTCATCATTGGGCAGCACCTCGATGGCCTTCTCATAGATGGACCTTGTGTGTGTGACACCATAGATCTCAGCAGCCTGCTTGATGTACACATTGAACATCTGTAATACAAACGTGAAACCACATCACTGTCTAGCTCCACTGTCAGTAGAGAAAGGAACACCACATCACCTATATGACATTGGTGGAACTTGTAAACAAGACTTGACAAAAGTAATCACTGTGAGGGCAGAAAACATATCCAAGTATTATTATGATAAAAAACAGACCATAAATTGTTGTGACTTGCTGAAACTGTAACTAACAAGCTTATTTCATAATCAAAAAATATACTTGAAAATTTGACCACTCTGTTGAATGGTAACAACATGAAAAGTCTCAACACTAAGCCCACTTACTCcatgtcatgaaaaatatctACATACTTCATATTGTTCCTCTGGCAGTACAGCATTAGTGGCTCTCTCATACACAGCCATGGCGTGGCGTGCCAGTCCATGTTCCTCTTCCAGACGTGCGTACAACAAATACAGTGCTAGGACAAAGAGAAACAATGTTAACATCTACAACAGACTTAGGACAAAGAGAAACAATGTTAACATCTACAACAGACTTAGGACATAGGGAAACAATGTTAACATCTACAACAGACTTAGGACATAGGGTAACAATGTTAACATCTACAACAGACTTAGGACATAGGGTAACAATGTTAACATCTACAACAGACTTAGGACATAGGGTAACAATGTTAACATCTACAACAGACTTAGGACATAGGGTAACAATGTTAACATCTACAACAGACTTAGGACATAGGGTTACAATGTTAACATCTACAACAGACTTAGGACATAGGGTAACAATGTTAACATCTACAACAGACTTAGGACATAGGGTAACAATGTTAACATCAGCCACAGGCTTGGGTAATATAGAAAAATGTTAACATTTACCACAGATTTGGGACACAGAGTAACAATCTTAACATCTGCGACAAACTTGGGTAATAAAGTAAAATGTTAACATCTACCACAGACTTGGAACAGACTgtaacaatgtttacatttaaaaaccGAGTTTCTCCTCACCTTTGGCAAACTTCTCAGGACATTTTTCCAGACACTGCTCAAACAGGTCCCTTGCCCTCTCTAATTTCTTGCCTCCCTGAAATATGCACCCTCAAAAATGGCAACTGATATCTCGGCATCTGATAAAAGATAACTATAAAGAActaaagctctcttagcacaaAAATAGTCCTAAGTAAACGTTAATATAtagcacttacaactatctacGTGGtaagggagcttcgaaaatctaggtcctggtTTACAACGTCCAGGATGGAAAAAATAGTATCACCTCTGATAAACAGTATCAGCATGTGACTGAAAACAAACCTTTAAGTAATGCTTGACGACAGCCTCAACAGACTGTGCCACAACAGTCTTAACTCAGAGCATGACTGATGTGCTTAGCTCGCATGACTGATGTGTTTAGCTCAGCATATGACTGATGATATTCACATGCACATTACTCACGTATCTGTCGATGAACTTGGTGAGATAGGTATTCCATATGTCATACACATTCGGCCATTTGAACAAAGCAATTCCCTTCTCATAGGCCTGCATAACAAAAGAATAAGGAGTCAATAAGAAGGAAGTAACCACATTATCAGTGGTTCCAGCTGCGAAGGGAGCTCACTCTAAACACAGCTGGGGAGCTATACCTACATCTCAGTATAACTGTCTTATCTCATGACTGACTGTAGTACTTATAAGAAACTTTGGGATGTGTGATGCCATGGCTGCAGGGAATAAACAAATCAGTGTCCTGCTCTATGCCTCACCTTGAAAGCCTCCTCAAAGTAATTATTCTCCTCCAGGAACATGCCATAGTTGATTATGATCTGTGGGGTTGCAATCCGTAGATCGATGATACGATCGTATACAGCTTTACATGACTGAAAACAGTTATTGTGAGTTTATAATTTACAGTAGATCGATGATGCGATCGTATACAGCTTTACATGACTGAAAACAGTTATTGTTAGTTTATAATTTACAGTTTACATCAGAATTTTGTGTATAAGTGAGTCCTGCCAAGATATTATGCTCATCATCTACACATCACCTAAAGTGAATGGTTTGACATGGCTTCATCAaccagtgtgtcagtgtgttgagttttacacagcttttagcaatattcctgcaatatcaccatgggagacaccagaaatgggcttcacacattgtacccatgaggggaacaGAACCTGggtcagcatgatgagcaaacgctataaccactaggctgtctCACCTCCCTAATTAACCAGGACTAATCACACTAATCACTACCAAAGATTGCTGGGGAACTATTTCATCACTGTGTTCCCATTGCCGTAGTTATGTTAGGTGCAGGTAAGccagcattctcttcccacagaggttacttgtcatatcttcctacgaacctctgttctaatacggccataattcgcggttctcataaaatcccccaGCGGCAAAAactggcagcagatttatctcccttttttctgtccaatcagaacacgtattACATCAatctagattcaacttgacaaatgcaagcaatgaggagaaacaaatacaacatggccgagttctgtctagaagaaacatttgagtatcgcgctcggttAGAGGTTCTAGTGTTCACGATGAATCCGGAAATTACCAAGATCTTGtgaatgatcacttttgaaacaaggttgctgattgcacaactaaatctgattgcctccaatcatgAGTTTTGAACACTCGCACCTTGTGTGTGTGACCATGatagggtcgtattagaacagaggttaggtaggaagatatgacaagtaacctctgtgggaagagaatggtaaGCCAGAGGTAACATACTGCTCTTCAATTACAATACAGCATCTTACAGTGCTGtagagacataaacatgaaaaaagcAGGCACActttgcataaaactaaactgctTCATATCTCAGCCTTACCTTGAAAGTACCAAAGCTTTCCTCCAAGTCTGCGTACAAGGACCACACTTTCAAAGACTTGTGGACTCTTGACTGCACTGTCTCTGTCTGTAGACAAACATAATTCACAGTCACCATCCCCTCAGTTCGACACAACACAATCTTTGTCAAGATATAATGTGTCCACTTTATCTTGACAATTTCCCTGGACAATTTAGCTTAGGAAGCtttgttttcaaatgacatGATACCAATAACATCGATGCAGTCAACCCTGCTGATTAGAGATTGATATGAAGAATATACTATGGCAGACATATGATCTTGATTACTATCAGAATAGAATGTGACACAGTGACAACGAAAGACACTGGATGATagagtgtgtgggtgagtgagttaatgtttaacgtcacatcggcaatatctcagccatatcatgacgagtaCACTTAATTGaatacttaaatgaaatatatgcacattctaaaaatctgtcaatgaaggatagtaaaacaactagaatatcacaagtttAATTAAAACCAGCAagaaaagttaaaaccaatatcactatttagacaatacaatataaaaacagtctatagatcgccaacaacagacggtcgatcaccacactagggaccatgtggacttacagtacctttgctacctgcatgtaccctagctagatttacatcatcccttcagctgctggcgagtgtacgaaatgctagccaaaattaaaacaacaagaatactacgtgtGTGGATCAACTGTGGTTTGTACCAACAGGTACATCTGTATGTCCATACTCGATACATGCTCGCAATGTAATGAAATTTAGCATGTGATGTGACTGACCTCATCATGATAAGCAACCTTCCTTGGTGGTGGCATTGTTGCTTTCTGCATCAGTTTTAGAGCTTCATCattatttctgaaagaaaacattCCACTTATAGATTAACCTCTTTGTTACAGTTTGCTCTTTCACAAGAATGAGAAAGAATTAATAAATATTGCTTTTCACTGTATCAACAATTTTCACATCAAGACTTTCACAAAAAGAAGAAAGATTAAAATGGAATGTCTCTCAAGTGGCCCTTTTTTTAATTGTGACCTGGAGGAAATAACTCAGACTGTTAAATAGTCAGTTCTATTGAACTGTAAAATGTTTAAGACTATAAATCCCTTAACAGAAGTTTTAAGTAAATAACAAAGCAACTGTTGAAACATTTCTCCAGTTTGAATCAAAAGAGGTAACTAATCATATGTGATTTGAACTTCAGAAACTTAACACATTGTTGAGCATCTACTAACTTACTCATGTCTGATCTCCATCTCTGACCACTCACAGTACACAGAGGCGAGGTCATCCACATGTTTGTAAGGCACCTTCACAGCCTTCTCAAAGATCACTCTAGCCTGAATAGACATCGAATATGACAGACACCTACATAAAGGTGAACAGGGATTTTCTTGTTTTActctgtttttagcaatatacaagctatatcagtgagtgagtgagtgaggtctaagctgcctttagcaatattctagatattctagcaacatcaagGTGGGGGAACAGCAaagatgagcttcacacattgtatctatgaGGGAAATTTGCcctcagcatgacaagcgatcACTTTGACAACTTGGCTACCCATCTGTCTGGAAATGACAGAATCTGGAGGAGATGATTCAGAGATTGACAGATACAGCTGGGATACACCATATGCATCAAGCAAGTGAGTAGATTCTGCCTGGCATGGTACTGGTTACACTGATCAtcatatatgtgcatgtaaagTTTTCGATAGGGCTTAAGTAAAACAAACACAGTAGATCTTAGTAACAGGGTCAGTTACCCAGCTAGGAACTTTAAAGCAGTTCAAATCAGTGTATACTTACATCCTCTATTTGCTTGGCATTCTCGTAGAACTTGGCAAACTCTACCCACAGTGTGTGTGGCTTGCCAGATGCCAACTGTGGGTCGACTGTCTGAACTGCctctgtgtatgtgttgatgatCTGTCACATCAGGTTTCATTATTCAATACATGACAACCAGACATATCTCATTCACTGTTCAATATTAACTAGAGCCAGACACATTAAATTCACTGTTCAATGCCTTTCAGGACAGCCAGACAAATCAGGTTAAATACACACTTGACAATACTCCACAGAAGAATCAGACATGTTTTAGGTGGAGGTTGTAAAGGTACTTTGGCTCGCCTtggaaaaatgtaattttctgaataaaattgttattttatacttatcctgactcctgGCGAAAGTAATTATGgctgagtcaggataaggaaaaatatgtaattttcttaatcaaactgatattttatacttatcctgactcatgcttaattgcctttgccatgagtcaggataaggagaAATTTCATCTTTTGTGCCCATTTCAACCTACCTCTCTTGGTTTCCCTTCAAACAACTTGACACGTTTGTGCCACTCATGGACATTGTGGGGATTCTGTCTGAGAAGGACGCTGTCAgaagaaaaacataaacataaaataaacaGGCTAGAAACATTCTGGTTTCGATTAAAAATGTTATCTTTAGGGTCATGAAATCATTAATTTGCTCTGAAATTAATCTTTATTGATATTACTTCTGTCTACCTCATCTGTTTATAATCAAATGTTCTGCATTTAACCAGCAATGTTTGGCATAAATCTTGTGCTCTAAACTGAATATACAGTTATTTCTTGAGtaaaaatcatgtttttcaaatatacagttatttttttagtaaaaatcacatttttcaaactgctTTTACTGTCCATTGATATGTCAATTGTACACACTTACCTATTGAGAAGAAGTGGGCGACGATCCATAAGACTCTCTAGCCTTGCAAGCCGTAactcaaggtcaaggtcatctaAACATTCAATCAGTTTTCAGTATCAGTTTCAATTACAACTACCTATCACAAGACACTGTATACTTTAACACTCACATGATACAGAAAACCAATACAAGAACAAAGTACAGTTACAATCACATGACCCTGACCTTCATCAGAAGCCCCAGCCTCCTCCatagcttccatcttggctgcGATCATGCTCTTCTCAAACTTGGCATATTCATCAAACACCTGTGTGAAGTCACGGACAGTGATCACTGTCTGAATAGCTTCCTCGTAGATATCTCTCGCCTGGGAAAAAGTACAGGTGCATGAGCAGTGCTCGACTATTCAATCCTTTATAAGATTTGTGTATGATTACTCAAGCTGGATAAATGTACCAAATCATGTTCCAGCCTTCCTTTCTTTCTCAAAGCAGAAGAATCTCTTTGAAATGAGATACTTTACATTTATTCCTCTAACCATCACTGTTTCGTCATAACGCAGCCATTTCCCCAGGTCTTTCACAATATTACTCTGTATCAATACCTCTAGTCATTGTAGTTTAGTCTTAACTGCTTAATAAACTCCATAAATTCAATTTCATGTTTCTACAACTCATCCTTGTGATGTAACAACCCTCAGATGCAGGTGAATCATACTGTTTACTGAATGAAGTAGAAGTTTCTTCTATTTATCTGACAATGATGAAACCTTACCCTCTCAAAGTGACGGCCTCGGATGTAGTAGTTGGCCAGTGAGTTCCACAGAACACCGATCTGGTCAGTATAACGCTTCAAACCCTGGCGGATGATTGGCTCAATCTTCAGTGATGTCACCTTGTCTGGGTTCTTGGCAATCAGCTCACAAAGCTCATTCCACAACTGTTGGTAAAAGTAAGGGATACTTCATTGACAGCAAGTGTAATGGATTCTCCATTGGTGGAAAATGTAAGGGATACTTCATTGATAGCAAATGTAAGGGATATCTCATCAGTGGCAAATCTACATGATACCACATAGCGAGCAAATCCACACGATACTTCATTGATGAGAAATTATAGGGATACTTCATTGATGGCAAATGTAAGGGATATTTCATTGATGGCAAATGTAAGGGATACTTCACTGAAGTAAAATGATACTTCATTGATGGCAAGTCTACATGATACCACATAGCGAGCAAATCCACACGATACTTCATTGATGAGAAATTATAGGGATACTTCATTGATGGCAAATGTAAGGGATATTTCATTGATGGCAAATGTAAGGGATACTTCACTGATGTAAAATGATACTTCATTGATGGCAAGTCTACATGATACCACATAGCGAGCAAATCCACACGATACTTCATTGATGAGAAATTATAGGGATACTTCATTGATGGCAAATGTAAGGGATACTTCACTGATGTAAAATGATACTTCATTGATGGCAAGTCTACATGATACCACATAGCGAGCAAATCCACACGATACTTCATTGATGAGAAATTATAGGGATACTTCATTGATGGCAAATGTAAGGGATATTTCATTGATGGCAAATGTAAGGGATACTTCACTGATGTAAAATGATACTTCATTGATGGCAAGTCTACATGATACCACATAGCGAGCAAATCCACACGATACTTCATTGATGAGAAATTATAGGGATACTTCATTGATGGCAAATGTAAGGGATACTTCACTGAAGTAAAATGATACTTCATTGATGGCAAGTCTACATGATACCACATAGCGAGCAAATCCACACGATACTTCATTGATGAGAAATTATAGGGATACTTCATTGATGGCAAATGTAAGGGATATTTCATTGATGGCAAATGTAAGGGATACTTCATTGATGGCAAATGTAAGGGATACTTCACTGAAGTAAAATGATACTTCATTGATGGCAAGTCTACATGATACCACATAGCGAGCAAATCCACACGATACTTCATTGATGAGAAATTATAGGGATACTTCATTGATGGCAAATGTAAGGGATACTTCACTGAAGTAAAATGATACTTCATTGATGGCAAGTCTACATGATACCACATAGCGAGCAAATCCACACGATACTTCATTGATGAGAAATTATAGGGATACTTCATTGATGGCAAATGTAAGGGATATTTCATTGATGGCAAATGTAAGGGATACTTCACTGATGTAAAATGATACTTCATTGATGGCAAGTCTACATGATACCACATTGCGAGCAAATCCACACGATACTTCATTGATGAGAAATTATAGGGATACTTCATTGATGGCAAATGTAAAGGATACTTCACTGAAGTAAAATGATACTTCATTGATGGCAAGTCTACATGATACCACATAGCGAGCAAATCCACACGATACTTCATTGATGAGAAATTATTGGGATACTTCATTGATGGCAAATGTAAGGGATATTTCATTGATGGCAAATGTAAGGGATACTTCACTGATGTAAAATGATACTTCATTGATGGCAAGTCTACATGATACCACATAGCGAGCAAATCCACACGATACTTCATTGATGAGAAATTATAGGGATACTTCATTGATGGCAAATGTAAGGGATATCTCATCAGTGGCAAATCTACATGATACCACATAGCGAGCAAATCCACACGATACTTCATTGATGAGAAATTATAGGGATACTTCATTGATGGCAAATGTAAGGGATATTTCATTGATGGCAAATGTAAAGGATACTTCACTGATGTAAAATGATACTTCATTGATGGCAAGTCTACATGATACCACATAGCGAGCAAATCCACACGATACTTCATTGATGAGAAATTATAGGGATACTTCATTGATGGCAAATGTAAGGGATATCTCATCAGTGGCAAATCTACATGATACCACATAGCGAGCAAATCCACACGATACTTCATTGATGAGAAATTATAGGGATACTTCATTGATGGCAAATGTAAGGGATATCTCATCAGTGGCAAATCTACATGATACCACATAGCGAGCAAATCCACACGATACTTCATTGATGAGAAATTATAGGGATACTTCATTGATGGCAAATGTAAGGGATATTTCATTGATAGCAAATGTAAAGGATACTTCACTGATGTAAAATGATACTTCATTGATGGCAAGTCTACATGATACCACATTGTGAGCAAATCCACACGATACTTCATTGATGAGAAATTATAGGGATACTTCATTGATGGCAAATGTAAGGGATATTTCATTGATGGCAAATGTAAGGGATATCTCATCAGTGGCAAATCTACATGATACCACATAGCGAGCAAATCCACACGATACTTCATTGATGAGAAATTATAGGGATACTTCATTGATGGCAAATGTAAGGGATACTTCACTGATGTAAAATGATACTTCATTGATGGCAAGTCTACATGATACCACATAGCGAGCAAATCCACACGATACTTCATTGATGAGAAATTATAGGGATACTTCATTGATGGCAAATGTAAGGGATACTTCACTGATGTAAAATGATACTTCATTGATGGCAAGTCTACATGATACCACATTGCGAGCAAATCCACACGATACTTCATTGATGAGAAATTATAGGGATACTTCATTGATGGCAAATGTAAGGGATACTTCACTGATGTAAAATGATACTTCATTGATGGCAAGTCTACATGATACCACATAGCGAGCAAATCCACACGATACTTCATTGATGAGAAATTATAGGGATACTTCATTGATGGCAAATGTAAGGGATATTTCATTGATGGCAAATGTAAGGGATATCTCATTGATGGCAAATGTAAGGGATACTTCACTGAAGTAAAATGATACTTCATTGATGGCAAGTCTACATGATACCACATAGCGAGCAAATCCACACGATACTTCATTGATGGCAAATGTAAGGGATATTTCATTGATGGCAAATGTAAGGGATACTTCACTGAAGTAAAATGATACTTCATTGATGGCAAGTCTACATGATACCACATAGCGAGCAAATCCACACGATACTTCATTGATGAGAAATTATAGGGATACTTCATTGATGGCAAATGTAAGGGATATCTCATCAGTGGCAAATCTACATGATACCACATAGCGAGCAAATCCACACGATACTTCATTGATGAGAAATTATAGGGATACTTCATTGATGGCAAATGTAAGGGATATCTCATCAGTGGCAAATCTACATGATACCACATAGCGAGCAAATCCACACGATACTTCATTGATGAGAAATTATAGGGATACTTCATTGATGGCAAATGTAAGGGATATTTCATTGATAGCAAATGTAAAGGATACTTCACTGATGTAAAATGATACTTCATTGATGGCAAGTCTACATGATACCACATTGTGAGCAAATCCACACGATACTTCATTGATGAGAAATTATAGGGATACTTCATTGATGGCAAATGTAAGGGATATTTCATTGATGGCAAATGTAAGGGATATCTCATCAGTGGCAAATCTACATGATACCACATAGCGAGCAAATCCACACGATACTTCATTGATGAGAAATTATAGGGATACTTCATTGATGGCAAATGTAAGGGATACTTCACTGATGTAAAATGATACTTCATTGATGGCAAGTCTACATGATACCACATAGCGAGCAAATCCACACGATACTTCATTGATGAGAAATTATAGGGATACTTCATTGATGGCAAATGTAAGGGATACTTCACTGATGTAAAATGATACTTCATTGATGGCAAGTCTACATGATACCACATTGCGAGCAAATCCACACGATACTTCATTGATGAGAAATTATAGGGATACTTCATTGATGGCAAATGTAAGGGATACTTCACTGATGTAAAATGATACTTCATTGATGGCAAGTCTACATGATACCACATAGCGAGCAAATCCACACGATACTTCATTGATGAGAAATTATAGGGATACTTCATTGATGGCAAATGTAAGGGATATTTCATTGATGGCAAATGTAAGGGATATCTCATTGATGGCAAATGTAAGGGATACTTCACTGAAGTAAAATGATACTTCATTGATGGCAAGTCTACATGATACCACATAGCGAGCAAATCCACACGATACTTCATTGATGGCAAATGTAAGGGATATTTCATTGATGGCAAATGTAAGGGATACTTCACTGAAGTAAAATGATACTTCATTGATGGCAAGTCTACATGATACCACATAGCGAGCAAATCCACACGATACTTCATTGATGAGAAATTATAGGGATACTTCATTGATGGCAAATGTAAGGGATATCTCATCAGTGGCAAATCTACATGATACCACATAGCGAGCAAATCCACACGATACTTCATTGATGAGAAATTATAGGGATACTTCATTGATGGCAAATGTAAGGGATATCTCATCAGTGGCAAATCTACATGATACCACATAGCGAGCAAATCCACACGATACTTCATTGATGAGAAATTATAGGGATACTTCATTGATGGCAAATGTAAGGGATATCTCATCAGTGGCAAATCTACATGATACCACATAGCGAGCAAATCCACACGATACTTCATTGATGAGAAATTATAGGGATACTTCATTGATGGCAAATGTAAGGGATATTTCATTGATAGCAAATGTAAAGGATACTTCACTGATGTAAAATGATACTTCATTGATGGCAAGTCTACATGATACCACATAGCGAGCAAATCCACACGATACTTCATTGATGAGAAATTATAGGGATACTTCATTGATGGCAAATGTAAGGGATACTTCACTGAAGTAAAATGATACTTCATTGATGGCAAGTCTACATGATACCACATAGCGAGCAAATCCACACGATACTTCATTGATGAGAAATTATAGGGATATTTCAATAGTAATGAGATGATAGAATTGCGTTTTGACAATTGTCATAAAGCACACTGTAAAACTGATGCCATGCTTTAAACAGAACTGAGACAGTTTGATGAGTCTACCAACATCACTTTACATGGTTAAAAAGCATCATACTTAGGCCCTCTAACAAAAAGACTTTCCCATCTCATTTGTCTTCTCACctgatgttttgattttccTTCCcttgaaacaaatgtttcatcattgATAATATCTGCCAGTCTTATTGCAGCTTCATCCAGCCAGCCAATCGTCTTCAAGTACTCTATGTACTGTTCTGTGTTCTCCTTCTGAAGCTGGCCGAAGACAAAGGGTACCATAATTACAAATAGCGAGTAGTAAATATGGTTACCAAAGGGTGATAACCAGAGACcacatatatagatatattatAAGGTCTCTAGGATAACCATATTTACAAAGCATGGGCCTTACTTACAAAAGTAAAACGCAAATTATTTTTCACCAAAGACTTTCATATTGTTATTGATCACACGCTAATCATGATACAGTTCGAAGCAAATGTCAAGTAAATCGTGACAGAGTTATTGTCGTTAGTTGTGTAAAAATGCAGCAGTTATGATCTTGACTCTGAGACCATTTGAGGAATGGGTATTCCAGAGTTTCTGATGtattttgccataaaaggcgtctgtgcttgtcataagaggcaactaacgggatcgggtggtcaggcttgctgacttgtctGACAcctcatcagttcccatttgtgcagatcgatgctcatgctgttgaccactggattgtctggtccagacttggttatttacagaccgctgccatatagctggaatattgctgagtgcagcgtaaaactaaactcactcactcactctgatgtaTTACCTTAAGATGTCTTCTGTAGACTCTGACGGCAGTCTCGGGCAGTTCATACATGCGGACAAACTTGAGGTAAAGAGGCCATATTCTGTTGTGTTGGGTTATAGGCAGGGCCCGGAGTGCACGGTCCAGCGTGCGACGGGATCGTGTGATCTTCCCCTGGTCGATGAGGAACTGGCAATAGTCTAACCAGATTCGGGGCATctgagaagaaaatgcaaacACATGACACCTgcccaaacacatcacacatacagtAGAGAAAAGTCCATGTCAATAACATCATATACTTGAGATAAAACC includes:
- the LOC137273298 gene encoding pre-mRNA-splicing factor SYF1-like isoform X3; its protein translation is MPVAEDDSRNDIFFEDDDLPYEEDILRNPFSVKCWLRYLEHKKEASREVVNMIYERALKELPGSYKLWYNYLKLRRTQVRGRCVTDPSYEDANSAFERALVFMHKMPRIWLDYCQFLIDQGKITRSRRTLDRALRALPITQHNRIWPLYLKFVRMYELPETAVRVYRRHLKLQKENTEQYIEYLKTIGWLDEAAIRLADIINDETFVSREGKSKHQLWNELCELIAKNPDKVTSLKIEPIIRQGLKRYTDQIGVLWNSLANYYIRGRHFERARDIYEEAIQTVITVRDFTQVFDEYAKFEKSMIAAKMEAMEEAGASDEDDLDLELRLARLESLMDRRPLLLNSVLLRQNPHNVHEWHKRVKLFEGKPREIINTYTEAVQTVDPQLASGKPHTLWVEFAKFYENAKQIEDARVIFEKAVKVPYKHVDDLASVYCEWSEMEIRHENNDEALKLMQKATMPPPRKVAYHDETETVQSRVHKSLKVWSLYADLEESFGTFKSCKAVYDRIIDLRIATPQIIINYGMFLEENNYFEEAFKAYEKGIALFKWPNVYDIWNTYLTKFIDRYGGKKLERARDLFEQCLEKCPEKFAKALYLLYARLEEEHGLARHAMAVYERATNAVLPEEQYEMFNVYIKQAAEIYGVTHTRSIYEKAIEVLPNDEAREMSLRFADLERKLGEIDRARAIYAHCSQICDPRVAPSFWATWKEFEIKHGNEDTVREMLRIKRSVQAIYNTQVRYRSCTTLR